Proteins encoded within one genomic window of Haematobia irritans isolate KBUSLIRL chromosome 5, ASM5000362v1, whole genome shotgun sequence:
- the LOC142240162 gene encoding uncharacterized protein LOC142240162 produces MERRIFNTADQSINQEHITDVPTLRNAQANARRVPHPARKRDKQKRLPAMYSQIQKAPSNEINGRLFSFDFGPNPSTVESGPVHGVVVPHSFNHLSNIFKNKITVEQTTTTTKPTKTTRKPKPTKKPKPTKPWPTHPAHPPFPYPIPPPYPYPPPYPYPPPYYYPPYPPKPCPEPPPTTTTTTTTTTTTTEAPTTTTTTTTTEAPTTTTTTTTEAPTTTTTTTEAPTTTTTTTTEAPTTTTTTTEEPTTTTTTTEEPTTTTTTSSTTTTTTRRPTTTTRRPNPTRPPWWPWSYRNTNDSETSNAVNHQDGNLWNLSNDPLPFEVVPMGIIVLNGPPNLN; encoded by the coding sequence ATGGAAAGGCGAATATTCAACACTGCAGATCAATCAATCAACCAGGAACATATAACTGATGTACCAACATTGAGAAATGCCCAAGCAAATGCCAGAAGAGTTCCCCATCCTGCTCGTAAAAGGGATAAACAAAAGCGTTTACCCGCCATGTATTCACAAATACAGAAAGCCCCATCTAACGAAATAAATGGACGACTTTTCTCCTTTGATTTTGGCCCAAATCCTAGTACCGTAGAATCAGGTCCAGTTCATGGCGTTGTTGTACCTCATAGCTTCAACCACTTATCAAATATCTTTAAGAATAAAATCACAGTTGAACAAACAACTACAACTACGAAGCCTACAAAGACGACAAGAAAACCAAAGCCTACCAAAAAGCCAAAACCTACTAAACCATGGCCTACTCATCCTGCCCATCCGCCATTCCCATATCCTATACCACCGCCTTATCCGTATCCACCACCATATCCCTATCCACCACCGTATTACTATCCACCCTATCCACCAAAACCATGTCCAGAGCCACCACCAACTACCACTACAACTACTACTACAACGACAACGACAACTGAGGCTCCAACTACAACTACTACTACAACAACCACAGAGGCCCCCACAACGACCACTACTACAACTACGGAAGCTCCAACTACAACTACGACAACAACAGAGGCCCCCACAACGACCACTACTACAACTACGGAAGCTCCAACTACAACTACGACAACAACAGAGGAACCTACCACAACGACAACAACTACAGAAGAACCAACCACAACCACTACGACAAGCTCAACTACTACCACCACAACTCGAAGACCAACCACCACCACACGAAGACCAAACCCAACAAGACCTCCATGGTGGCCATGGTCATATAGAAATACGAATGACTCAGAAACAAGCAATGCTGTAAACCACCAAGACGGTAATCTGTGGAATTTAAGCAACGATCCTCTCCCCTTTGAAGTTGTACCCATGGGAATAATTGTACTTAATGGACCTCCGAATCTGAATTAA